From Myripristis murdjan chromosome 13, fMyrMur1.1, whole genome shotgun sequence:
caagtgagacacacacacacacacacacacacacacacacacacacacacatacagatgctAGAACTTCTTTCTCCTTTGTCCCACTTACTAGGAGACATGTTTTCTGCAGATGGGTTTTATCAGGGACTAGTGAAATGAGACTGACAGGTGTTGTTTGTTATTTCCAGTCTGTGGCTGACGTTGATCAGGAAAGTGAGAGAGGTAAGTTAACGCTTCACAattcactttgatttatttatacagcccCTCATCACAAACATGTCTCAAAGgactttgatgaaaaaaaaagagcccatGAGGTTTACTGACACAGCCTTGCCCTAGACCCTCTGCagcatacaggaaaaaaaaactcccatgGAAATCTTATTGGTGAAAAAACGGAAGAACGCTTTGGTGAGCCGAGGGCAAAGAGGGATCTCCCGCTAAGACAGCTTAGCGTGCAACAGGTGCCaggacaaacaaatgaacagtgACATGGACAAAGACAAAGGAACATATGATGCAGTAGAACATGATACAGCAATGACACAGGACTGGCCCTGCTCTTGTATCATCTAGCTCTGGTTTCATGCTTTTAATCCCAAAGTTTCATCATGcatgtgacctgtgtgtgtctatcacACCTTTTCACCTTTTCCAGATTAAATAACCGTCTGTCCTTTTCCAGGGTGTCACCTCACCCTTAACCCTTCAGAGACAGCGAAGCATCGCTCCCTGCATCACAGACAGAGACCCCTTGCCGGACTCCTCCAGTGACAAAGACCCCGGGTCACCCAGAGTCAGCGATGGCACCCCTCCTGTGTCCCGTGTCACTGAGCGGGGGGGCTCcttcagagagagaggccagagtCCAGGTCAGCAATCTTTTATTGTGCTGTAACTTTACAGGTGTAATTGCTCACCATTTACAAACATTAACATTGTTTATGGGAGATTGTACTGTTGGTCAGCTTACCCATCAAGTGAATACACACACCAGAGTTATCCATGTGTCCCAGGTAGATCAATCATGCACTTATTAACTATTAATAAGTGCATAGTTAACTGCTAATAAAAGAATAACATTTCTTACACTTTcataaagcaacaacaaaagttTAGTAAAGGTTTAATATTAACATCTTAGATAGGTTAAACtcaataactttatttgtaacaatatgaaaaataattataaaaagcAACTTATATGGCTTTTATTAATATCATAAGCAGTCTATAAACTGTTTCTTGGAAGTACTTATAAATATTCTATAATCtaacaataaatattttatagtttatgatactattactaatactaatacaCTTATGTAGTGTTATTAACACTTATTAATGTGGTTAATCATCTTAGAAAGAACATAAGGGCCTTATTACCTATTAACAAACACTTATTACAAGGAGTTGTACCATTACTTTAGTGTTACTCCACAACATTGCCTGAGATGCTTTGCCGTGTAATTGCCATTTAACAATATAACATTAAACCTTCCATTTGAGCAGATATATGCCCACATATCCAACCAAAATCCTGTCCTACTAAGGAGGACATACAAAAGAAAGACGGTGATTCTACTGTACAAATAGCAACATTTCATCAACAGCTGAAAATCAAGCACCCAGGGGTCATTTGCTACTACCTTTGTGTTAGCATGTTGCCATTGCAGGTGCTTGGAGAGATCTGATGTTGTGCCCACAGCACTAGATAGTTGTTTCTGCCCTGGCTGGGCACAGTTTGCACTTAACTTTCACAGTCGTCTCCTTTTGCGCAACACATTTGAAGTGATGTGCATCCTCCACCCCTCAAAGGCTGTAGACCGCTCTGACATTTTTGTCCTGTGTCCCTTACAAACGCTAGCCAAAGTCAAGAGAGATCTGGCAACTGTCACGCAAGCTTGCATAAAAGGCAcctctgatgatttttttttctatccgcCCATTATGCAGATAATTGATGAACTTATGTAATGCAAGTAACAACATAATTAAGGTGTGCACTCTTTAGGGGACCCTTTAGATTCAAccctccaaaaacaaacaaacaaacaaacaaaaagcaaacaaatatgGAATAATAATCACCTACTATCACTATTCGGTATACTAATGTACTTGCATGGGGAGCAAAGGATTTACTGGGAGCATATGGGTAATTTTGTGATTTCAACACTTACCAGGTAAGATGCTCAGTGGGCAAAAATATGATGTACTCATGTACTGTCTGTGATTATCTGTCAGTGACGTGTATTTTCCTCCACAGCCAGTGGAGCACGGCGACCTCTGCGTAGTGTCTCCGTGGCCCCCCCCCATCGTGTGTCGGATTGTCTTCGCCACGGCAACAGCAGTGATGCTCGGGCGGTGAGGGCGGTGTGCCTGCTGATGGGAGGAGCGgcagcctcctctgctctgGGCTACCTCAACTCCtgcaccccctcctccccgctcaacagcagagccacagagatCACCCACAGCACAGGGGGCTTCTCAGAGCTCCCCACAGGAAGCTCCTTCCACGCCTGCAGCCAGGATGTCGACTCCCCACACTTCAACAGCTTTGACTTCGAAGGAGACTCCGACTTTGATGCGTTTGACTGTGGAGGATTTGCTTTTTAAGGGAAAAAACCCTCTTTTAAAGACCTTTTACTATCATCAGAATCCTTGTGTTAGTATCTCTTCACAAAAGGGCattgttaattattaattatttgtttgGAAGTCTGTTCttctaatatatatattaatgaaGGTGATCTTCCTGGGTTTGAGCCCATGCTCCTCAGGTAAATGATTCATGATCATGATTTGCTCTGAacaatgtgtctgtgttgtatCACTCTTTCCACGCCACAGAACGGCTTGAGGTTAATTGGGTGAACGGTTACATGATTCCAAACTACACAAATGCCATTTATAAGGCCATTTATGAAGAACTCTTAACCCCAAGTCCAAAAAGCATACTACACACTGATTCTAATCATGTTTTGAGTATTGAGTATGTAAGTATTGTACGTACGTATTGCACACTATTTTCCCACAATGTAGTGAGTTGAGGGAAAGGCGGAGGTACTCGTGGGGCAACAGtgaatgagaagttcataagatgCATCTTTTTTTGGTATTTGTGCACAGGATGTGTTTAAAGTTGTAAGGCAGCAGAAGATGTCTAGAAGTAGGTCACATGACACTAATCAGCTGACATATTGCATCATTTCCAGTCAGTGCAGTATGTTGAATTTCTTTCATTCCAACAGTCAAAATAATATACTGTAGAAATGAGGCACTGCAGGTACTGTTAGGTGTTAGTACGTAGTGTGATTTTGGGACACATGCAGCTTCAGAGTGACAGCGATAGTGTTTGCTCCACTGTgcatctcatctttttttcactgtatttgtttttaatacttttttaaatttgaccacTGTGATGATTTTGTTGTCATCTATTTGTTGTCCATTCCATTGTTTCGCTCTATTTCCCTCTGACCTGTTTTCTGAAATCACGCCCcactccaccccccaccctcctgtACCACACTGACATGCAGTCCAAAGGTGAGCTCTGAATAAATCCTGCTATCATCATGACTCTGTGTCTCTGCGTCCATCTGCTGTTTGTTGGCTAGCATGGGGTGACATACACACAGCAAGCCAAAGTTTGGAAAGGATGGATGATGGAGCAGAATTGTGCAAGAGGAGGATAGAGGAGCTTGGACGGTTATGTGTGCTTATCTGAGATTTTATATTACAGCAAAAATAATCCCTTGGGCTTAGAGCTCATAAACTAGACtcatatatgtgcatgtgtctttgtgtataCACTCAacttgtgtatgtttatgtgcagCACAGTGGGTTTAGGCACTGAGAAGATTGACAGCACCACATGATGTGTTTACTGACCGCTGATGAGAGGCAGGCCTTATAAATGTCAACTGCAAATGTTTTGGCACTGTCTGTGAACGTACAACTTTAACCAGAACTCCTCTGTTACAGTAAGAGCTCAGACTACACAGCAATGGCACAGATGCCATAAATTAGAGCAAGggttcattaattaaaaaaaaaaaaaaaaaaagaaaagaaaaaaagaaaatccaaaaatctATCAAATTTATGTTTTGACAGTGTGGAAAAACCTCTGACACAGCATTTAGACCAGGGTTAGGCAACTACAgtatgtgccatggagggctgagagtctgcaggttttcattccaaccaaaaactctaccaggtgatttcactgctTACACCTTTCTCCCTGCTTGAAGGGAGGTAATCTGTGAAATCAActggtggagtttttgtttgaaatgaaaacctgcagattcTCAGCCCTCCATGGTACACTGTTCCCTACCCCTGCTCCATGCCATCCACAGAAGAataaatttactgtaatttttacttgttttctctttctgtacTTGCTAAAGTGGAAAAACTAGCCAAAGGTGaacaaaaattaattttcaatgGGTAGTACAGCAATATCTATGTGCCATACTGGTGGCACTGTGATACACCTACAATGCTAGTAGTTGAGAATCAGAGTGGGAATTTTGAAGAGCCCAAGACAAATTTAAATCCCCCAAAAATTGGGAAGCAATTTGGGAGGTCTGAACATGCTGAACACTTTCAAACAGTATTTGAGATATTCATCATGAGGACAAATTGGTTTGGAGATACCTGCCCCGAGTAtcattgtggttgtttttatgtAGTCCACATAAAATGCAAATCAAGAGGAAGATTGATTGAGCATGGAGGTACCATTAGGACTCCAACCCTGATTTCCACAAAGTGGTAGTCTGGATTCTTACCCATTtagtggtatttgctggtcAAAGCGAGTGTGATCCCTCCACATTCACACCCaatgaagctcttgttctcatGACAGGGAAAGAGGTAATGGACCAAACATGATGGATGTGTAACACTTGCATTGGCCAACAAATACCACTATAGTGGGGAAAAATCTGCGCTATCAATTCGATGTTCTGCTTATTGATATTATCCTAAAAAATGCCACGGACGGAGCTGGCCATGTGCATAAGTCAACCAATATTCAAAAAACAGTAAGgtataaaaaaaagtgaatgacaatgtgaaaaaaaaatgtttttttttttttttttttaattttagcagatttattaaaataaaaaactaagaAATCACATGTACATAAATATTCACAGTCTTTGCCATGAAGGTCAAAAATGAGCTCAGCTGCATCCTGTTTCCACTGATCATCCTTGAGATGTTTCTGCAGCTTAATTGGAGTCCACTTGTGGTAAATTCagttgattggacatgatttggaaaggcacacacctgtCTATGTAAGGTCCCACAGCTGACAGTGCATGTCAGAGCACAAACCAAGCATGAAGTCAAAGGAATCGTCTGCAGACCTCCGAGACAGGATTGTCTCTAGGCACAAGTCTGGGGAAGGGTACAGAAAAATGTCTGCTGCTTTGAAGGTCCCAgtgagcacagtggcctccatcaTCCGTAAGTGGAAGAAGTTCGGAACCACCAGGACTCTTCCTAGAGCTGGCCGGCCATCTAAACCGAGCGATCgggggagaagggccttagtcaGGGAGGTGACCAAGGCACATGGCTAATGTTTTAACGTTTTCTTCAttatatgat
This genomic window contains:
- the LOC115369611 gene encoding uncharacterized protein LOC115369611, which translates into the protein MTAGMSTAGVHRGFLRKYGGFMFKQWKEKYLVLTIEGSLLVCRDAGSPPDQVVALQTHCESIVEGREILDLPKLPPGGRRDCCFALILPQDKFLLLLSDNPDDCNLWLTLIRKVREGVTSPLTLQRQRSIAPCITDRDPLPDSSSDKDPGSPRVSDGTPPVSRVTERGGSFRERGQSPASGARRPLRSVSVAPPHRVSDCLRHGNSSDARAVRAVCLLMGGAAASSALGYLNSCTPSSPLNSRATEITHSTGGFSELPTGSSFHACSQDVDSPHFNSFDFEGDSDFDAFDCGGFAF